In Bacillota bacterium, the following proteins share a genomic window:
- a CDS encoding SpoVA/SpoVAEb family sporulation membrane protein yields the protein MTNKAQLEREKQYQKRVQEEGPKPPLLRNFLRAFLVGGTISLIGQGVYDLFSLIETTPGETAATTLAGMIFLGAVATALGFYDDLGEFGGMGAAVPITGFSNSVVSAAMEFRREGFLLGIGGKIFSVAGPVLVFGILSGFVVGLVKALAGGYLF from the coding sequence ATGACGAACAAGGCTCAACTGGAGCGGGAAAAACAATACCAAAAAAGGGTGCAGGAAGAGGGGCCCAAGCCACCGCTGCTGCGGAATTTCCTCCGGGCCTTCCTGGTGGGGGGAACCATCTCCCTCATTGGCCAGGGGGTCTACGATCTCTTTTCTCTGATCGAGACCACCCCCGGGGAAACCGCCGCCACCACCCTGGCGGGAATGATCTTCTTGGGTGCGGTGGCCACCGCCCTTGGTTTTTACGATGACTTGGGTGAATTCGGTGGTATGGGAGCTGCCGTACCGATTACGGGCTTTTCCAACTCGGTAGTGTCCGCCGCCATGGAGTTCCGCCGGGAAGGTTTTCTTCTGGGCATTGGCGGTAAGATCTTTTCTGTGGCGGGACCTGTGTTGGTTTTCGGGATCCTTTCCGGTTTTGTTGTGGGATTGGTGAAGGCCCTGGCCGGAGGCTATCTTTTCTAG
- a CDS encoding DUF3794 domain-containing protein — MAKPKKAYMVRNKKKAPMSIKKRKIDAQVAMGMPVHVNVPQKRPPRRFQPTLAKKELSIEQVTPLQQPIVAIKIREIRAEVRDITTEVIPDKVIIQGILHKQIFFVGTDDLVHHQPEDIPFSTFIDLPGAEPGMKVQVNVVVEHITFSLINGGTVVHQKVILEIFVKVLDEEQILIEPGDLQILGRPVVGEGTVQELIQSTFTLPVAAIKISEIRATIEDLEPTVIEDKVLIQGTLHKQIFFVDTNNLERHVAEDVEFSTFIDIPGAEEGMHVQVTPTIESVDFDLVDSTTLEQTVVVEFFVKVTDLEIIGVTAGEGEPLFQVNRFVVEEGIQFILEEEVILPLPAEKIDEIVATFENLETEVIEDKVIVQGTVHQQIFFISEGVAHHLAVDLDFSRFIDAPGAEPGMDVFLTPEVEDIIFELITPTLLRKRVIVSIDAIVTEALQINLETGEGPLLKLDEVIGENTRQILIERDVPLVPPGPVLPEVVPALIKIEEAEEFSEQEVIRNEVTLPTAALKLREVTGTVEVTDVTVLDSIVIIEGNVIKEIVFVDTNNVVQEFTEIVPFTIEVELPEPVGDQQIEVNVEIEKIIANLIDCITVEQTIVLEATVSIVSERQVEVITDVIGEGIVLERILVETLLVINENTIEVEIPSVVELDPPAASIEEITLNILDATPVVVEDGVEITGTIQKLVTYLDDEGETQTEEELVPFEFEVPVPGATPDMGAQIDLEIVDLEISLSPDGTLLTQNITLEAFAKVHLLVELFIVTEVSGPGIEEVITEVLTLQVVGEPAPRPVEVVVAVITSP; from the coding sequence ATGGCGAAACCAAAAAAGGCCTATATGGTCAGGAATAAAAAGAAAGCACCCATGAGCATCAAGAAACGGAAAATTGATGCTCAAGTTGCCATGGGGATGCCGGTGCATGTCAACGTACCGCAAAAAAGACCTCCGAGAAGATTTCAGCCAACCTTAGCAAAAAAAGAGCTTAGCATAGAACAGGTAACCCCCCTGCAACAGCCCATCGTGGCCATCAAGATCCGGGAAATTCGGGCGGAAGTGCGGGATATCACCACCGAGGTGATCCCGGATAAGGTCATCATCCAAGGAATTCTGCACAAGCAAATCTTCTTCGTGGGCACCGATGACCTGGTCCACCATCAGCCCGAGGACATTCCCTTCAGCACCTTCATCGATCTTCCCGGCGCCGAACCGGGTATGAAGGTCCAGGTAAATGTGGTGGTCGAGCATATTACCTTTAGTCTCATCAACGGCGGTACCGTCGTGCATCAGAAGGTGATCCTGGAGATCTTTGTGAAGGTATTGGATGAAGAGCAGATTCTCATCGAACCCGGTGACCTGCAGATCCTGGGCCGGCCGGTGGTGGGCGAGGGAACAGTGCAGGAACTGATCCAATCCACCTTTACCCTCCCGGTGGCGGCCATAAAGATCTCGGAGATTCGGGCCACCATCGAGGATCTGGAACCTACGGTCATTGAAGACAAAGTCTTGATCCAAGGTACGTTGCACAAGCAGATCTTCTTCGTGGATACCAACAACCTGGAGCGGCACGTGGCGGAGGATGTGGAGTTCAGCACCTTCATCGACATCCCCGGTGCCGAAGAGGGTATGCATGTACAGGTCACACCCACCATTGAAAGTGTGGACTTCGACCTGGTGGACAGCACTACCCTGGAGCAAACGGTGGTGGTAGAGTTCTTCGTTAAGGTGACGGATCTAGAGATCATCGGCGTCACCGCTGGAGAAGGGGAGCCCCTCTTCCAGGTGAATCGGTTTGTGGTGGAGGAAGGCATTCAGTTCATCCTGGAGGAAGAGGTTATCCTGCCCTTGCCGGCGGAAAAGATCGACGAGATCGTGGCCACCTTCGAAAACCTGGAGACCGAAGTCATCGAAGACAAGGTGATCGTCCAAGGTACGGTTCATCAGCAAATCTTCTTCATCTCCGAGGGAGTTGCGCATCACCTGGCGGTGGATCTGGACTTCAGCCGCTTCATCGATGCCCCCGGTGCGGAGCCGGGCATGGATGTGTTCCTCACCCCAGAAGTGGAAGACATCATCTTCGAACTGATCACGCCTACTCTGCTGCGTAAGCGGGTGATCGTCTCCATCGACGCCATTGTGACCGAAGCTTTGCAGATTAACCTGGAAACCGGCGAAGGTCCCTTGCTGAAGCTGGACGAAGTCATCGGAGAAAATACCCGGCAGATCCTCATTGAACGGGATGTTCCCCTAGTACCTCCGGGACCAGTGCTCCCCGAGGTGGTCCCCGCGCTGATCAAGATCGAAGAAGCGGAAGAGTTCAGCGAGCAAGAGGTCATTCGTAACGAAGTGACCCTGCCCACCGCGGCTTTGAAACTACGGGAAGTCACTGGTACGGTGGAGGTCACCGATGTGACCGTCCTGGACAGCATTGTGATCATTGAAGGTAACGTCATCAAGGAGATCGTCTTCGTCGACACCAACAATGTAGTGCAGGAGTTTACAGAGATCGTACCCTTTACCATAGAGGTAGAACTGCCCGAACCCGTAGGGGATCAGCAAATAGAAGTGAATGTGGAGATCGAGAAGATCATCGCTAACCTCATCGACTGCATCACCGTGGAACAGACCATCGTCCTTGAGGCGACGGTGAGTATCGTCTCGGAACGGCAAGTGGAAGTGATTACCGATGTCATCGGCGAAGGCATCGTCCTGGAGCGGATCCTGGTGGAGACCCTGCTAGTTATCAATGAGAACACCATTGAAGTGGAGATCCCCAGTGTTGTGGAACTTGATCCGCCTGCGGCTTCCATTGAAGAGATCACCCTCAACATCCTCGATGCCACCCCGGTGGTGGTGGAGGATGGAGTGGAAATCACTGGAACCATCCAGAAACTAGTCACCTATCTGGACGATGAAGGAGAGACCCAGACCGAGGAAGAACTGGTGCCCTTCGAGTTCGAAGTACCGGTACCCGGTGCTACACCGGATATGGGTGCCCAGATCGACCTGGAGATTGTGGATCTGGAGATCTCCCTGTCCCCCGATGGCACCTTGCTGACGCAGAATATCACCCTGGAGGCCTTCGCCAAGGTACACCTGTTGGTGGAGCTGTTCATTGTTACCGAGGTCTCGGGTCCGGGCATCGAAGAAGTCATTACCGAAGTCTTAACCCTGCAAGTGGTGGGCGAACCGGCACCCCGACCTGTGGAAGTTGTGGTCGCCGTCATCACGTCACCTTAA
- the spoVAD gene encoding stage V sporulation protein AD yields MADKRIGLQTIRLNTPPVITARATVVGHREGEGPLGEYFDHIVTDDLWGEATCELAERKMMEEAIRRVFQASTLEPEEVGFFIAGDLLNQIITSSFVARGLGRPFLGIYGACSSMTEGLALGALLVDGEYADHVLVATSSHYQAAERQFRYPVEQNIQRSGRAQFTVTGSGAAILSKEGRGPRITEVTFGKVIDLGITNPEDLGSAMAPAAADTLLQHFQDTGRDVGDYDLIMTGDLAKVGKSMFSGLMQDAGHSLGNKHIDGGAVIYGDNPKFKAGGSGCACSAVVFLGYVMRLLEEGRLRRVLFMATGALFSPLSYQQGESIPGIAHAVVVEAQ; encoded by the coding sequence ATGGCAGATAAACGGATCGGATTACAAACCATTCGCCTGAACACCCCTCCGGTGATCACTGCCCGGGCCACCGTGGTGGGGCACCGGGAAGGGGAAGGCCCCTTGGGGGAATACTTCGATCATATTGTCACTGACGATCTTTGGGGTGAGGCCACCTGTGAACTGGCCGAAAGGAAGATGATGGAGGAAGCCATCCGACGGGTCTTTCAAGCCAGTACACTAGAACCGGAAGAGGTGGGCTTTTTTATCGCCGGAGATCTTCTAAACCAGATCATTACTTCTAGTTTCGTGGCCCGGGGGTTGGGTCGTCCCTTCCTAGGCATTTACGGTGCTTGCTCTTCCATGACCGAGGGACTAGCCCTCGGTGCCTTGTTGGTGGATGGGGAATATGCGGACCATGTGCTGGTTGCCACCTCCAGCCACTATCAGGCGGCAGAACGGCAGTTTCGGTATCCGGTGGAGCAGAACATCCAACGCAGTGGGCGGGCCCAGTTCACGGTGACGGGCTCCGGTGCCGCCATCCTGTCCAAAGAGGGGCGCGGTCCCCGGATTACGGAAGTGACCTTCGGCAAGGTGATCGATTTGGGCATCACCAATCCCGAGGATTTGGGGTCCGCGATGGCCCCTGCCGCCGCAGACACTTTGCTGCAGCACTTTCAGGACACGGGCCGGGATGTGGGGGATTATGATCTCATCATGACCGGTGATCTAGCTAAGGTGGGAAAATCCATGTTTTCCGGCTTGATGCAGGATGCGGGGCACAGTTTGGGAAACAAGCACATTGACGGTGGAGCCGTGATCTACGGGGATAATCCTAAGTTCAAGGCGGGAGGTAGTGGTTGCGCCTGCTCCGCGGTGGTCTTTTTGGGCTACGTCATGCGGCTTTTGGAAGAAGGTCGCCTGCGGCGGGTTCTTTTCATGGCCACCGGTGCGCTGTTCAGTCCCTTAAGCTATCAACAGGGAGAATCCATTCCGGGCATTGCCCATGCTGTGGTGGTGGAAGCACAATGA
- a CDS encoding DUF4912 domain-containing protein, with the protein MNTSQAKDGFTSGNNAPDFPFTQTGCLTDHDIPHGYGKDRIVALVKDPLWVFTYWEITDTLLSEKQAQVPGKWDHGRTVLRIYQEPDKRYLFDVAVDLKARNWYVYVGRKDTSFRLALGRLLPDGTFITFVESNIVTTPPGEVSDLVDERWMTLEELYRIYAGLPQGESSPALFRAISILDQHISSPSYAASPMAAGKAPRKFWLVTHTELVIYGQTEPTASVWIQGQPIRLQPDGSFVARYVLPDGQLQLPIVAEAASGEESITITPIITKSTQ; encoded by the coding sequence GTGAACACCAGCCAAGCCAAAGACGGCTTTACCAGCGGCAACAATGCCCCCGACTTCCCCTTTACCCAAACCGGATGTCTAACCGACCACGACATTCCCCACGGTTACGGTAAAGACCGCATTGTTGCCTTAGTGAAAGATCCCCTGTGGGTCTTCACCTACTGGGAGATTACCGATACCCTCCTCTCGGAAAAACAGGCCCAGGTCCCGGGGAAGTGGGATCACGGCCGAACAGTGCTTAGGATCTATCAAGAGCCGGACAAGAGATACCTTTTCGATGTGGCCGTAGACCTAAAAGCCCGTAACTGGTACGTCTATGTGGGGCGCAAGGATACCAGCTTTCGCCTTGCTCTGGGACGACTGCTGCCCGATGGCACCTTCATCACCTTTGTAGAGTCCAACATCGTCACCACACCGCCTGGGGAAGTCTCGGACTTGGTAGACGAAAGATGGATGACCCTAGAAGAACTCTACCGGATCTATGCGGGTCTGCCCCAAGGGGAAAGCTCTCCGGCCCTGTTTCGCGCTATCAGCATACTGGATCAACACATTAGTTCCCCCTCCTATGCCGCAAGTCCCATGGCGGCGGGGAAAGCACCGCGGAAGTTCTGGCTGGTGACCCACACGGAGCTGGTGATCTACGGGCAGACGGAACCCACCGCTTCGGTATGGATCCAGGGGCAACCCATCCGCCTCCAACCCGACGGCAGTTTTGTGGCCCGCTACGTCCTGCCCGATGGTCAACTACAGTTGCCCATCGTTGCGGAAGCAGCCTCGGGAGAAGAGTCCATCACCATTACCCCGATCATCACCAAGAGTACACAATAG
- a CDS encoding GHKL domain-containing protein gives MLGAVVWAGINYISNVRSDSELRVKLQRLKGQQELVEQLAAQSHEFQNQITVVYTMLQMGKLEQALAYIESISGRNRVTVGPGGSAFFSLLSAKMTRAHYQGVQFAVQLGVNPVALNHRDDDLVCILGNLCDNAIEAAALEEDGQGLVKLSLVPAPQEGNILVEVWNNGAYIDSTSLKDIFLPGFTNKGSAGHGYGLWLVQSRVKALGGTVSVESSKETGTLFRLTLPASGDLA, from the coding sequence GTGCTGGGCGCGGTGGTCTGGGCCGGTATCAACTATATCTCCAACGTCCGTTCGGACTCGGAGCTACGGGTGAAATTACAACGGCTGAAAGGGCAACAGGAGTTGGTGGAGCAGCTGGCGGCCCAGAGCCATGAGTTTCAGAACCAGATTACGGTAGTCTACACTATGCTGCAGATGGGCAAGCTGGAGCAGGCCCTCGCCTACATCGAATCCATTAGCGGTCGGAATCGGGTCACCGTAGGTCCCGGCGGCAGTGCCTTCTTCAGCCTACTCAGTGCCAAGATGACTAGGGCCCACTACCAAGGGGTCCAATTTGCGGTTCAATTGGGGGTCAATCCGGTGGCCTTGAACCACAGGGACGATGATCTAGTTTGTATTCTGGGCAACCTCTGTGACAATGCCATTGAGGCCGCCGCCCTAGAGGAGGACGGGCAGGGCCTGGTAAAGCTGAGCTTAGTTCCTGCCCCCCAAGAGGGGAATATCCTGGTTGAAGTCTGGAACAACGGTGCCTACATTGACTCCACCAGCCTGAAGGATATCTTTCTGCCTGGTTTCACCAATAAGGGGAGTGCTGGACACGGTTACGGCCTGTGGCTGGTCCAATCCAGGGTGAAAGCCCTTGGCGGCACTGTCTCTGTAGAAAGCTCCAAGGAAACCGGTACCCTCTTTCGCCTGACCCTGCCTGCCTCCGGGGATCTGGCGTAG
- a CDS encoding accessory gene regulator B family protein, whose product MDKLAHWIVENIDREFQLDADKREQVEFGLKCLLTLLLSYTLIIVSSWVLGLFPGALIVAGALGLLRSFSGGAHASTSLRCAVIAIMYTNSLAYVGWWQPWAKSNKGQGRWTGTFSSWSSSALLWLCSRRCAGPGRLGRAPSNGLISSSLGVCACWARWSGPVSTISPTSVRTRSYG is encoded by the coding sequence ATGGACAAGCTAGCCCACTGGATTGTAGAGAATATTGACCGAGAATTTCAGTTAGATGCAGACAAACGTGAACAGGTGGAGTTTGGTTTAAAGTGTCTGCTAACATTACTGTTGTCCTACACTCTCATCATTGTCAGTAGCTGGGTCCTGGGTCTGTTTCCTGGTGCCCTCATTGTGGCTGGTGCCCTTGGTCTTCTGCGCAGTTTCTCCGGAGGAGCCCATGCCAGCACAAGCCTTCGGTGCGCTGTAATCGCCATTATGTATACCAATTCCTTGGCTTATGTAGGTTGGTGGCAGCCATGGGCAAAAAGCAACAAAGGACAGGGCAGGTGGACTGGTACATTTTCCTCCTGGTCTTCATCGGCACTGCTTTGGTTGTGCTCGCGGAGATGCGCTGGACCAGGCAGACTTGGCAGAGCGCCGAGCAATGGCCTTATCTCATCATCCTTGGGTGTTTGTGCGTGCTGGGCGCGGTGGTCTGGGCCGGTATCAACTATATCTCCAACGTCCGTTCGGACTCGGAGCTACGGGTGA
- a CDS encoding DUF1957 domain-containing protein: MEQGYLSIILHTHLPFVRHPEQERFLEEHWLFEAITESYIPLLNMFGRLHHDGVACRLAMSLTPPLLSMLRDELLLERYEKYLENRISLAEKEIQRTALWPELNRLARMYHRIFTQTKEDFVHKYHRDLVDAFGHFQRLGLIEILASAATHGYLPLMIHPEAIRAQIQLGIDFYQQTFGVAPVGFWLPECGYVPGIDTYLAAGGIKYFILDSHGILHSKPRPRYAVYAPVYCPSGVAAFGRDWESSKQVWSAQEGYPGDWDYREFYRDIGHELDFDYLAPHLVGDIRHQTGIKYHRITQDNGHKELYDPDRAREKAAVHAGNFMFNRQRQIEWLAANMEDRKPIVVAPYDTELFGHWWYEGPQWLDFLIRKIHHDQDQVRLITPGDYLKLYPKNQVCIPSASSWGYKGYNEVWLEGSNDWIYPHLHIMAERMTELVHHHWPGDPLTTEAIKQCARELLLAQSSDWAFIMKTGTMVAYARQRTREHIANFNRLYGQIQRGEIEQDFLHQLQWKNNIFPELDPEVYRSDYQPQVLVQLG; this comes from the coding sequence TTGGAACAAGGCTATTTATCCATCATCCTGCATACCCACTTACCCTTTGTCCGCCATCCGGAACAGGAGCGTTTCCTGGAGGAGCATTGGCTCTTCGAAGCCATCACTGAGTCATATATTCCCCTACTAAATATGTTCGGGCGGTTGCACCACGACGGGGTCGCCTGTCGCCTGGCCATGTCCCTCACCCCGCCTTTGCTCTCCATGTTGCGGGACGAACTACTACTGGAGCGGTACGAAAAGTACCTGGAAAACCGCATCAGCCTTGCAGAAAAGGAGATCCAGCGCACGGCGTTGTGGCCGGAGCTAAACCGGTTGGCGCGGATGTATCACCGAATTTTTACCCAAACCAAAGAGGACTTTGTACATAAATACCACCGGGATCTGGTCGACGCCTTCGGTCATTTTCAAAGGTTAGGCCTCATCGAGATCCTGGCCTCCGCGGCCACCCATGGCTATCTTCCCTTGATGATCCATCCCGAGGCCATCCGAGCCCAGATTCAACTGGGCATTGATTTTTACCAGCAAACCTTCGGCGTGGCGCCAGTGGGTTTTTGGCTTCCCGAATGCGGGTATGTACCGGGGATCGACACGTACCTGGCCGCGGGGGGAATCAAGTACTTTATCTTGGATTCCCACGGGATCCTCCACAGCAAACCTCGGCCCCGATATGCCGTCTACGCCCCGGTCTATTGCCCCTCGGGGGTGGCCGCCTTCGGACGGGACTGGGAGTCCTCAAAGCAAGTGTGGAGCGCCCAGGAGGGTTACCCGGGGGATTGGGACTACCGGGAGTTTTACCGGGACATCGGCCATGAACTGGATTTCGACTATCTTGCTCCCCATCTGGTGGGAGACATCCGGCATCAGACGGGAATCAAGTACCACCGGATTACCCAAGACAATGGGCACAAGGAACTATACGATCCGGACCGGGCCCGGGAGAAGGCAGCCGTCCACGCGGGGAATTTCATGTTTAACCGGCAGCGGCAGATTGAATGGTTGGCCGCCAACATGGAAGATCGGAAACCCATCGTGGTGGCTCCCTACGATACGGAGCTTTTCGGTCACTGGTGGTACGAAGGCCCCCAATGGCTGGACTTTCTTATCCGCAAAATCCACCACGATCAAGATCAGGTGCGCCTGATCACCCCCGGCGACTACCTGAAGCTGTATCCGAAGAACCAAGTATGCATCCCTTCCGCGTCTTCCTGGGGATACAAAGGCTATAATGAGGTTTGGTTGGAGGGCAGCAACGACTGGATCTATCCCCATTTGCACATCATGGCGGAACGGATGACTGAGCTGGTCCACCACCATTGGCCTGGGGATCCCTTAACCACCGAAGCTATTAAACAATGTGCCCGGGAACTGCTGTTGGCCCAAAGCAGCGACTGGGCCTTCATCATGAAGACCGGCACCATGGTGGCCTACGCAAGACAACGGACCAGGGAACATATCGCCAATTTCAACCGCCTCTATGGACAAATCCAAAGGGGAGAGATTGAACAGGACTTCCTCCACCAACTGCAGTGGAAAAACAACATCTTCCCGGAACTGGATCCGGAGGTATACCGTTCCGATTACCAGCCGCAGGTCCTGGTCCAACTGGGCTGA
- a CDS encoding SpoVA/SpoVAEb family sporulation membrane protein, giving the protein MTYVLAFLFGGLICGLSQLVFDRFNLTPPQILVSLVIIGAILEGFGVYQSLFNLGGAGFLVPVCGFGSSITRGIISESKRLGWEGLFTGAFEITGLGVTAAVVFGTLAALLSRPKD; this is encoded by the coding sequence ATGACCTACGTCTTGGCCTTTCTTTTTGGAGGTCTCATTTGTGGCCTTTCTCAGCTGGTCTTCGATCGCTTCAACCTGACACCGCCCCAGATCCTGGTTTCCTTGGTGATCATCGGGGCGATCTTGGAGGGGTTCGGGGTGTATCAGTCGCTGTTTAACTTGGGTGGTGCGGGGTTTTTGGTGCCAGTCTGTGGCTTCGGTAGCTCCATCACCCGGGGGATTATTAGCGAGAGTAAACGCCTGGGCTGGGAAGGTCTGTTTACCGGTGCCTTTGAGATCACAGGCTTAGGTGTGACCGCAGCGGTAGTCTTCGGCACCTTAGCCGCTTTGCTGAGCCGACCCAAGGATTAA
- a CDS encoding sporulation protein, with translation MNLRRHKLFLIFLVIVALLGTSVAAGAATIRVNTGKTFTFKPDTGGNTGGGTQQPNLPPEKPVEEPQKPGEPPTGGGSSNSGSGSWSGSKNGNTWVFRPDPTPKPDPKPDPKPNPEPTPEQPPTSPVLTAKEQQLFNLVNQERLMRGLAPLQLDPQLVEIARLKSKDMIVHNYFAHTSPTYGTVANMLRSFGVFYKYAGENLAGAYSVSSAHSNLMASAGHRQNILNPLYTHVGIGIVEGGPYGMMITQLFVGR, from the coding sequence ATGAATTTGCGGAGACACAAACTGTTCCTCATCTTTCTAGTCATCGTTGCCCTCCTGGGCACATCGGTGGCCGCGGGGGCAGCCACCATCCGCGTCAATACCGGAAAAACCTTTACCTTCAAACCTGACACCGGCGGCAATACCGGCGGCGGTACTCAGCAACCCAACCTACCACCGGAAAAGCCAGTGGAAGAGCCCCAAAAGCCAGGGGAGCCACCTACCGGCGGCGGTAGCTCAAACAGTGGTAGTGGCAGCTGGTCAGGAAGCAAGAATGGTAACACCTGGGTATTCAGACCCGATCCCACACCAAAACCCGATCCCAAACCGGATCCTAAACCCAATCCGGAACCCACACCGGAACAGCCACCTACTTCACCGGTACTTACTGCGAAGGAGCAGCAGCTTTTCAATCTGGTGAACCAGGAGCGGCTGATGCGGGGATTGGCTCCGTTGCAGCTGGATCCTCAACTGGTGGAGATCGCCAGGCTAAAGAGTAAAGACATGATTGTCCACAACTACTTTGCCCACACCTCCCCCACCTACGGAACCGTAGCCAACATGCTGCGTAGTTTCGGCGTGTTTTACAAATACGCGGGGGAAAACCTGGCCGGTGCCTATTCCGTAAGCTCGGCTCACAGCAACCTCATGGCCAGCGCAGGTCATCGGCAAAACATCCTCAACCCCTTGTACACCCATGTGGGGATCGGCATCGTGGAAGGCGGCCCCTATGGGATGATGATCACCCAGCTTTTTGTGGGTAGATAG
- a CDS encoding response regulator transcription factor codes for MTGRAIFTSLDAVYRLLEGGLDMSENNPFGNLSPREQEVVSLIAKGMSNKEIASKLFISEHTVKNHIYNIYKKLGISDRTQVALLAHQHGIIDS; via the coding sequence ATGACGGGAAGGGCCATCTTCACCTCACTGGACGCGGTGTACAGACTCCTGGAGGGAGGTCTAGATATGAGCGAAAACAATCCCTTTGGCAATTTGTCCCCACGGGAACAAGAAGTGGTGAGCTTGATCGCCAAGGGAATGAGCAATAAAGAGATTGCCAGCAAGTTGTTCATCAGCGAGCATACGGTGAAAAATCATATTTATAACATCTACAAGAAACTTGGCATTTCCGACCGAACTCAGGTCGCGCTCTTGGCTCATCAGCACGGAATTATCGATTCCTAA
- a CDS encoding glycosyltransferase family 4 protein, which produces MRIMMLTWEFPPRVVGGLARHVSELSIALARLGHEVHVVTIQDPQCPPQENYYGVRVWRATPRGPRHDGLVQDALQMNLNLLETAVSVMGKVGPCDLFHAHDWLVAHSGVALKHAYQRPLVVTIHATEWGRNGGLHNDLQRQISDVEWWLCYEAWTVICCSQYMYGELQGIFQVPSDKLHVIPNGVNGVLPFLPPEELAAFRARYAADHEQVVFFMGRLVREKGVHILLDALAQVVRLYPNTKLIVSGEGPERDFLQNKVSELGLQERVCFTGFINDELRNRFLGIADVAVFPSTYEPFGIVALEAMAARVPVIVSNVGGFDEIIQHGINGLKFYSGDANSLVDNLLTLFGTPNLRSRLIQRARQDVLEKYNWQTIAQRTATVYQQVLERYRQSPWAHQEPATRDWASMVGRWLSPRLPSRYQETTDTKPMPVPQH; this is translated from the coding sequence ATGCGCATCATGATGTTGACCTGGGAGTTTCCACCGCGGGTAGTGGGGGGATTGGCCCGACATGTGTCGGAGCTGTCCATTGCCTTAGCCCGGCTCGGCCATGAGGTCCATGTGGTGACCATCCAGGATCCCCAGTGTCCGCCCCAGGAGAACTACTACGGGGTGCGGGTTTGGCGGGCCACACCCCGGGGACCACGCCATGATGGTCTGGTGCAAGATGCCCTGCAGATGAATCTCAATCTGTTGGAGACGGCGGTAAGTGTGATGGGCAAAGTGGGGCCCTGTGATCTTTTCCATGCCCATGACTGGCTTGTGGCCCACAGCGGTGTTGCCTTGAAACATGCCTATCAGCGGCCGTTGGTGGTGACCATCCATGCCACCGAGTGGGGCCGCAACGGTGGACTGCACAACGATCTGCAACGCCAGATCAGTGATGTGGAATGGTGGCTTTGTTACGAGGCTTGGACGGTGATCTGTTGCAGTCAATATATGTATGGGGAACTGCAAGGGATCTTTCAAGTCCCCAGCGACAAGCTCCATGTCATTCCCAATGGGGTTAACGGCGTCTTGCCTTTCCTTCCTCCGGAGGAATTGGCGGCCTTTCGGGCTCGCTACGCGGCGGACCATGAGCAGGTGGTCTTTTTCATGGGCCGCCTGGTGCGGGAAAAGGGGGTACACATCCTCCTAGATGCTTTGGCTCAGGTGGTAAGACTCTATCCGAATACGAAACTGATCGTTTCCGGGGAAGGACCGGAAAGGGATTTCCTGCAGAACAAGGTGAGTGAACTGGGCTTGCAGGAACGGGTTTGCTTTACGGGGTTTATCAATGACGAGTTGCGGAACCGGTTTTTGGGGATCGCGGATGTGGCGGTCTTCCCCAGCACCTACGAACCCTTTGGGATCGTGGCTTTGGAGGCCATGGCCGCCCGTGTGCCGGTGATCGTCAGTAATGTGGGTGGATTCGATGAGATCATCCAGCACGGAATCAACGGCTTGAAGTTCTACAGTGGTGATGCAAACTCCCTTGTCGACAATCTCCTTACCCTCTTTGGTACACCCAACTTACGCTCCCGCCTGATCCAAAGGGCGCGGCAGGATGTGTTGGAGAAATATAACTGGCAGACCATCGCCCAAAGGACCGCGACGGTCTATCAACAGGTGCTGGAGCGTTATCGGCAATCTCCCTGGGCCCATCAGGAACCGGCTACCCGAGATTGGGCCAGTATGGTGGGACGCTGGCTTTCCCCGCGGCTTCCCAGTCGCTATCAAGAGACGACTGATACAAAACCAATGCCTGTGCCCCAACATTAA